The genome window AAGCCTACAGAGTATACATAGTACTTTCGCATTGCTAGACTATTTACTGATTCCTTTAAAGAGTCCATATACTCTCTAGAAGCACCCTTTCCATCAGGATCTGGGTCTCCATCTGTCAGAAACAAAATGACCTTTTTTATATTTCCATTCTCTATAGAATCTAGTTGTTTACCTGCTGTATCTAAAGCTGCTAGATAATCCGTATCTCCACGAACTTTTTCTAGCTTACTAGACAATATCTTTTTAAACTCATTTTTATTTTCTAAATCTTTTACTTGTTGTATGGGAAGGATTACTTCTTCTTTCGAATTAAATGTAATAATGCCCAGATAATCTTCTGGGCTCAATTGGTCAATGAAAATATGGGCTGCAGTTTCCCTCAGCTTTTGTGGGTCTGTTTCAGCCATACTCCCAGAGTTATCGATAACTAAGGTAACAGCTATGGTTGGGGGGTTCCCCTGCACTTGTGTCTCTGCAATCACACTACTCATACTAAAAACGACTGCTATTATAACAAGAAAGATGACATAATATTTAACTTTTTTAAGTTTATACAAATGAATACCTCCATAATGTGATCTTTAATATTAGAATCTTCCTTTATGGTTTGCTTATCTTTTATCTAACATCTCTAAGCAAATGCTTTTAATCAAAAACCGCTACCAAGAGTATCTATAATTCGAATAATAGCTGGACCTAATACTACAATAAATAATGTAGGAAAAATAAAAAACACAAGGGGAAACAACATTTTTACAGGGAGTTTTCTCGCCGCTTCTTCTGCCCTTTGTCTACGCTTTTGCCTCATGGTAGTAGATTGTATTTGAAGCATATTGGCAATATCACTGCCTAGCTGCTCTGTTTGTATAACAGAAGTGATAAAGGTGGATAAATCATCTACTCCAGTTCTTTTTACAATAGCGCGTAAAGCTTCTTGCCTGTTCCTTCCTAAGCGTATTTCTTCTAAAGCTTTATGAAATTCGTCACTTAAAGGTCCTGTAATCTTGTCTATTGTTCTCTTTAAAGCCATATCAAAAGACAAGCCTGCTTCTACGCTAACATATAGTAAGTCTAACACATCTGGCAAGGAACGAGTAATTTCTTCTTTCCTCTGATCTGCTTTTACCTTGATCATTCGGTAGGGTAAGATAAAACCAATTGTCGCACCCATGAAAATGATAAGGTAATCGGTGCTCTCTCCATTTGAAGAAGCCATATACAACAAAAGTGCCAAAAGTAAGCTAAACATCATTTGAACAGCTACTATTCTAGCAAAGCTCACATTCTTTGGAGAGCCCGCCATAATAATAGTATTTTCATATTTTTCTTGTAGTCCTTCGGGTGTAGCATTGCTTATAGATTGTAA of Alkalibaculum bacchi contains these proteins:
- a CDS encoding type II secretion system F family protein, with product MEIILYIIAFMTTIAIVLLINEMFFADKKAVKDRLEVFVDVESLPEDERAMRKSFSERIMKPSYEKLLQSISNATPEGLQEKYENTIIMAGSPKNVSFARIVAVQMMFSLLLALLLYMASSNGESTDYLIIFMGATIGFILPYRMIKVKADQRKEEITRSLPDVLDLLYVSVEAGLSFDMALKRTIDKITGPLSDEFHKALEEIRLGRNRQEALRAIVKRTGVDDLSTFITSVIQTEQLGSDIANMLQIQSTTMRQKRRQRAEEAARKLPVKMLFPLVFFIFPTLFIVVLGPAIIRIIDTLGSGF